In Rhizoctonia solani chromosome 7, complete sequence, one DNA window encodes the following:
- a CDS encoding Transposon Ty3-G Gag-Pol polyprotein, with the protein MSRQLRSGRSYNASKEPQVPKRKMRQRKAAGAKANANEQALETNSKQLIVPREREQLTFRMAPGERNPRESIHIVGTGKRQGVALIGNNAVKLALSAYAALTNRAPPIQRVLSWPTPAIKTRMIADAPKEGEAAVPRNAEAAVRVLGEQELTPGGTNRALAAIRAPETPSTTMRRKDTSLDNNVNESKSMANYEGLTWDEEVQRVNGKDPGGPNTSLLDISKWVNPNWPRLDYIPKSNEQSAGTNGESIQVNALIFEVDENYVYNNNKC; encoded by the exons ATGAGCAGACAGCTACGCAGTGGGCGCAGCTACAACGCCTCAAAGGAACCCCAGGTTCCTAAACGCAAGATGCGGCAACGCAAGGCCGCTGGGGCAAAGGCCAATGCCAATGAACAGGCATTGGAGACAAACAGTAAGCAATTGATAGTACCCAGAGAAAGGGAACAGCTTACGTTCAGGATGGCTCCTGGGGAAAGAAACCCCAGAGAGAGCATACACATAGTAGGCACCGGGAAGCGCCAAGGAGTGGCACTCATTGGGAACAACGCGGTCAAGCTAGCCCTGTCTGCCTACGCGGCCCTAACAAATAGGGCCCCACCCATCCAGAGGGTGCTGAGCTGGCCGACACCAGCAATCAAGACCCGCATGATAGCGGATGCCCCCAAGGAAGGGGAAGCAGCGGTTCCTAGGAACGCTGAGGCAGCCGTCAGAGTCCTGGGAGAGCAAGAACTTACTCCTGGAGGAACCAACAGAGCGCTGGCTGCCATTAGAGCGCCAGAGACACCCTCAACAACAATGAGGAGGAAGGACACGTCCTTGGACAACAATGT TAATGAGTCTAAGTCAATGGCTAATTATGAGGGACTTACCTGGGATGAGGAGGTCCAACGTGTCAACGGCAAAGACCCGGGTGGTCCAAACACCAGCCTCCTGGACATTAGCAAATGGGTGAATCCCAACTGGCCACGGTTGGACTACATTCCCAAAAGCAATGAGCAGAGTGCTGGGACCAATGGAGAGAGCATACAGGTCAATGCACTCATCTTTGAGGTTGATGAGAACTATGtatacaacaacaacaagtgttaa
- a CDS encoding Zinc finger, CCHC-type gives MFIFNYKLYLSDTKLSNRKAVLSVSQFLEDKAATWYMMNVAPDPEAYTMETIYVGLYKYCFPPDFKEEVRRQYNQKQQGDLSIQDYFAKLARLRCRLRDIDNRQHVLRIWEGAAQYIKIEWALKYMQPETTDIDTLQEAALAAERAHKIKQKIERLGNNKGNPQKERLRSPPRKNNRCPNYRSLANGLNRRNRNHRSGSYNGNGNRTDKRQDKNRHKMQEGGRKEANTRREKLTNEEQDRLKAAGLCYVCQRLGHLARDCPKLHKAKPLHICANVVKIRPKEKV, from the coding sequence ATGTTTATCTTTAACTATAAACTATACTTGTCAGATACCAAGCTTAGCAACCGCAAGGCCGTCCTCTCAGTGAGCCAATTCCTTGAGGACAAGGCGGCAACATGGTACATGATGAATGTAGCGCCAGACCCTGAAGCTTATACAATGGAAACAATATATGTTGGACTTTACAAATATTGTTTCCCCCCCGACTTCAAGGAGGAGGTGCGACGTCAGTATAACCAGAAGCAGCAAGGGGACCTGAGCATTCAGGACTACTTTGCCAAGCTGGCTAGGCTCCGTTGCAGACTTAGGGATATTGACAATAGACAACATGTTCTGAGAATCTGGGAAGGCGCCGCACAGTATATTAAGATTGAATGGGCTCTAAAATACATGCAGCCGGAAACTACAGACATAGATACACTGCAAGAAGCGGCATTGGCAGCAGAAAGGGCGCATAAGATCAAACAGAAAATTGAAAGGTTGGGAAACAACAAGGGAAATCCACAGAAGGAGCGGTTGCGTAGCCCTCCCAGGAAGAACAACCGCTGTCCTAATTACAGAAGCTTGGCTAATGGATTGAACAGGAGGAACCGCAACCATAGAAGCGGGAGCTACAATGGTAATGGTAACAGGACAGACAAGCGCCAAGACAAGAATAGACACAAAATGCAAGAAGGAGGGCGCAAAGAGGCAAACACGAGGAGGGAGAAACTCACAAATGAAGAACAAGACAGACTAAAGGCCGCCGGGCTATGCTACGTGTGCCAGAGGTTGGGACATCTGGCCCGGGACTGCCCAAAGCTCCACAAGGCAAAGccgttgcatatatgtgcaAACGTGGTTAAAATCAGACCCAAAGAGAAGGTCTGA
- a CDS encoding Retrovirus-related Pol polyprotein from transposon yields the protein MAELREMLREEAAEVCKPVNGTILLPPMRAINHRIPLIDKTKVYKFQPSRCPEALKSQFELKACNYLELGQWKHSTGSNTIPMLFLPKKKDGKVELQTVLDKRKQNANTVKLASPLLLPKDILSKVSRHQYKMLLDGKDAYKQIHVVKDDVHKTLFHTPMGTMVSRVMQQGNCNAGATYQALMNHIFAPYIGVFMFVYLDNIVIFSDTLEEHVKHIRTILRVLKQERLFLSPNKMQFLGGTAHLGTHSGQAGHLNGPAQGGLRVKMEDAQE from the coding sequence ATGGCTGAGCTGCGTGAGATGCTCAGGGAGGAGGCGGCAGAAGTATGCAAGCCAGTGAATGGGACAATCCTGTTGCCACCTATGAGAGCAATCAATCACAGGATACCACTGATAGACAAGACAAAAGTGTATAAGTTCCAACCGTCCAGATGCCCAGAAGCGCTTAAGAGTCAGTTTGAGTTGAAGGCATGTAACTACCTGGAGTTGGGACAGTGGAAGCATAGCACAGGATCAAACACAATCCCCATGCTATTcctgccaaagaagaaggATGGAAAGGTGGAACTACAAACTGTACTAGACAAGCGCAAGCAGAATGCAAACACGGTTAAGCTGGCGTCACCCCTGCTGCTCCCCAAGGACATCCTGTCCAAGGTTAGTAGACACCAATACAAGATGCTATTAGATGGGAAGGATGCTTACAAACAGATACACGTGGTCAAGGATGACGTGCACAAGACATTATTCCACACGCCAATGGGTACAATGGTCAGTCGCGTGATGCAGCAAGGCAATTGCAATGCCGGGGCAACATACCAAGCATTAATGAATCACATATTTGCGCCGTACATTGGGGTATTTATGTTTGTATACCTGGACAATATTGTGATATTCTCAGACACGCTGGAGGAACATGTAAAGCATATACGTACCATACTGAGAGTACTCAAACAAGAGAGATTATTCCTGAGCCCTAACAAGATGCAGTTCCTAGGAGGAACTGCACATCTTGGGACACATAGTGGACAAGCAGGGCATTTGAATGGACCCGCACAAGGTGGACTCCGTGTCAAAATGGAAGACGCCCAAGAGTAA
- a CDS encoding Transposon Ty3-I Gag-Pol polyprotein, with translation MAPLAKRASRNTLFRWGGLEERAFCEVIQLVEEYRDKHWVALRYRPGEDPIYLITDASLTRASRLVSQGKEWQTAAVAAFWLAKFTTAQQNYTVTEQEALAIVASLAKFQPLLYGMKFKVLTNHKALEFLLTQKELNARQVRWLETINEFNCTIRYIKGSQNVLADALSRIYSEDKKGTEQAASEYMADIDGNNTTGNAHTPTVQLTRPVITGMAAKVAAKSQVTLEGVRQNPACKRVALEQYNPEIPGRGNYGRIGTRAPKRRGTADKANWDPDRREEFDEIMNGSTEAGSETRKTESMSSPASIELEGRNTTGNKVDPMDRSDHRHITQLVSKIDIVSAIAEGYKKDKHYKKIIEEPLQFPQFELRKELIYFSKHS, from the coding sequence ATGGCACCATTGGCAAAGCGCGCAAGCAGAAACACGCTATTCCGCTGGGGCGGACTGGAAGAGCGGGCATTCTGCGAAGTGATACAGCTTGTAGAAGAATACAGGGACAAACATTGGGTAGCACTGAGATACAGGCCGGGAGAGGACCCAATATACCTGATAACGGACGCAAGCCTAACCAGAGCAAGCAGACTGGTCAGCCAAGGGAAGGAATGGCAGACGGCTGCAGTAGCAGCCTTCTGGTTGGCTAAGTTCACAACAGCGCAACAGAACTACACGGTGACAGAACAGGAGGCCCTGGCCATAGTAGCATCACTGGCCAAGTTCCAGCCACTACTGTATGGCATGAAGTTCAAAGTACTCACCAACCACAAGGCGCTGGAGTTCTTGCTAACCCAGAAGGAACTGAACGCGCGCCAAGTTAGATGGTTAGAAACAATAAATGAATTCAACTGCACTATTAGATACATCAAGGGATCCCAGAACGTGCTGGCGGACGCACTTTCTAGGATATACAGTGAAGACAAAAAGGGAACGGAACAGGCGGCAAGTGAATACATGGCGGACATAGATGGAAACAACACAACGGGgaatgcgcatacacccaccgTACAGTTAACGCGACCTGTGATCACAGGTATGGCAGCCAAAGTAGCGGCCAAGAGCCAAGTAACATTGGAAGGGGTGAGGCAAAACCCAGCTTGTAAACGTGTGGCGCTGGAACAATACAACCCAGAAATCCCGGGAAGGGGCAATTACGGAAGAATTGGGACAAGAGCCCCAAAGAGAAGAGGCACCGCTGATAAAGCAAATTGGGACCCTGATAGAAGGGAAGAATTTGATGAGATCATGAATGGGTCAACAGAAGCTGGGAGTGAAACACGCAAGACTGAATCAATGAGCTCACCAGCAAGCATTGAGCTGGAGGGCAGGAATACTACAGGAAACAAAGTAGACCCAATGGACAGATCAGACCACAGGCACATAACACAGCTAGTGAGCAAAATAGACATAGTGAGCGCAATAGCAGAAGGATACAAGAAGGACAAACACTACAAGAAAATAATTGAGGAACCATTGCAATTTCCTCAGTTTGAACTCCGCAAGGAACTAATATACTTTAGCAAGCACAGTTGA
- a CDS encoding Transposon Ty3-I Gag-Pol polyprotein produces the protein MHGVRKAARNIKYALMIAHNAIIGARVSQMVESNQHQRPSPFKQGNWVYVSTKNMCVPMGKPHKLLAQWIGLVVIDGVVKEGATYHVELPEDLRQQGIKAIFHVLLLKPHIPYKDRRFPGRNYKQIALLEANDNKWAVEKIVGHCGKGSNAAFKIVWQTGDHTWEMYRVVRHLEALKQYFGAIGVKQARDLPWAEGGDTPYDELSDSGSETLEGASICILKEGDPEYKHLTTPLLHIKLTELLSLYKRCPKANASNVVGTTTNNKTNHQRINRTSTTKSILGYCGCSTPLRRPASKLSKPVTPKYSKEANKGAWGHAQDISTITCMLVEGSWTCTKEGALDKEELNLVLGQGVDWEAASPLSGTEVNNKEESKALANPAPTTLLDPIKRVPLNPPLQPAPDPNQRGAIGLQINNLLSKVTQAIRTVENLISVTKTLNKRIKRTHQRIVDREWDIMEDMSRIVLQALRIGDKPRIGNASYPQELLRQAYLVPLTLVDNQGEQGNFETLRAVVAPKSSIGEDKANSNNRSNGGPKPSATEQDNPDVRDATNHVAKWTTLGPNIKMRNAGNGLKTLEQEQPCFSPRKLKLKQLLRSHTAQKPLISPESGISLPHAVSTIPSTRSGAPHPYSCPSSRSSRRSIPTHSQPPSRSASPTLQDLPGMEPEPTLTTLLKAIQALSTQVGSLQDQVKSQGEQITQLTALCKETNNLVGDKDQGGAQTKPGPLTGPITPPTHTGGEAHTPATIRPGLKAPF, from the exons ATGCACGGTGTGCGCAAAGCAGCGCGTAATATCAAATACGCACTAATGATAGCGCACAACGCAATCATAGGAGCGCGTGTGAGCCAGATGGTTGAGTCAAATCAACACCAAAGGCCATCACCCTTCAAGCAGGGCAATTGGGTCTATGTGAGCACAAAGAATATGTGCGTACCAATGGGAAAGCCCCACAAGCTATTGGCACAATGGATTGGGCTGGTAGTAATTGATGGAGTGGTAAAAGAAGGAGCCACCTACCATGTGGAGCTCCCAGAGGACCTCAGGCAGCAGGGGATCAAGGCAATATTCCATGTGTTGCTACTCAAGCCGCATATACCCTACAAGGACCGCAGGTTCCCAGGGAGGAACTACAAGCAAATTGCATTGTTGGAAGCCAATGACAACAAATGGGCAGTAGAGAAAATAGTAGGGCATTGTGGCAAGGGTAGTAATGCAGCGTTCAAGATAGTGTGGCAAACTGGGGACCACACATGGGAAATGTACCGTGTGGTTAGGCACTTAGAAGCACTCAAGCAATACTTTGGAGCCATAGGGGTCAAACAAGCTAGGGACCTACCTTGGGCAGAAGGGGGAGACACACCCTATGATGAGCTTAGTGATAGCGGGTCTGAAACCCTGGAGGGCGCAAGCATATGCATACTTAAGGAGGGAGACCCAGAGTACAAGCACCTCACCACACCACTGTTGCATATCAAGCTCACTGAATTACTATCACTATACAAAAGATGCCCCAAGGCCAACGCCAGCAACGTAGTTGGGACCACAACCAACAACAAGACAAACCACCAGCGTATCAACAGGACCAGTACAACCAAGTCAATCCTGGGTTACTGCGGCTGCTCAACACCATTGCGCAGACCAGCCTCAAAACTGTCCAAGCCTGTAACCCCCAAGTACAGCAAAGAGGCCAACAAGGGGGCATGGGGACACGCCCAAGATATCAGCACCATTACCTGCATGTTGGTAGAGGGCAGCTGGACCTGTACAAAGGAAGGCGCTTTAGACAAAGAAGAACTCAACCTAGTGCTAGGCCAAGGAGTAGATT GGGAAGCAGCCTCTCCCCTGAGCGGAACGGAAGTGAACAACAAGGAAGAAAGCAA AGCGCTAGCCAATCCAGCTCCAACAACGCTACTGGATCCAATCAAGAGAGTACCATTGAACCCACCACTCCAACCGGCACCAGACCCAAACCAGAGGGGCGCAATTGGGCTCCAAATCAACAATCTGTTGTCAAAGGTAACCCAGGCTATCAGAACTGTTGAGAACTTGATATCAGTGACCAAGACCCTCAACAAGCGCATCAAGAGGACTCACCAGCGCATTGTGGACAGGGAGTGGGACATCATGGAAGATATGTCAAGGATTGTACTACAGGCTCTAAGGATAGGGGACAAACCAAGGATTGGCAATGCAAGCTACCCTCAGGAACTACTAAGGCAAGCCTATCTGGTGCCTCT AACACTGGTTGACAATCAGGGGGAACAAGGCAACTTTGAGACATTACGTGCTGTTGTGGCTCCCAAATCCAGCATTGGAGAAGACAAGGCCAATTCCAACAACAGAAGCAACGGCGGGCCCAAGCCATCTGCAACAGAGCAAGACAATCCAGACGTTAGGGACGCAACCAACCACGTTGCCAAGTGGACAACCCTTGGACCCAACATCAAGATGCGCAACGCTGGGAATGGACTCAAGACCCTTGAGCAGGAACAGCCTTGCTTCTCACCAcgcaagctcaagctcaagcaATTGTTG cgttcacacactgcgcaaaaaccgctcataagtcctgaatCAGGCATCTCtctcccccacgccgtctccaccataccatccacacgctctggcgcccctcacccctactcttGCCCttccagccgctccagccgacgttccattccaacccattcccaaccaccctctcgcagcgcatctcccactttgcaagacttgccagggatggaaccggagccaacccttaccactctcctcaaggctatccaagccctctccacacaagttgggtccctccaggaccaagtcaagtctcAAGGCGAGCAAATCACTCAGCTCACCGCcttatgcaaggagaccaacaacctcgttggagacaaggaccagggcggagcccaaacaaagcctggcccattgactgggcctatcactcctcccacccacacgggaggagaagcccacactccagcaacgattaggcctggactcaaggcccccttttga